The Methanobacterium sp. BAmetb5 genome includes a region encoding these proteins:
- a CDS encoding PAS domain S-box protein, with translation MVKKSVNSEDVIGAFIDSSPIPQFIINPDHRIIFWNRALEKYTGINSSEVLGTDKHREVLYHAQKPLMADLLVDGDLEGIKKWYQGCKRSSYVDNAFVAEEFFPQVGENGVWLYFTAAEIKDEEGNVIGVLETLEDISQRKNMELSLKNAKKEWEVTFDALPDLISLIDVDHNIMKVNRAMAQALNLKPEELVGKKCYSLVHDTDEPPSYCPHEKLLQDCQQHCKEAFVDSFQGDYEITVSPIMDDDQLRGSVHVAHDVTQRRKMELALKESEEKFREVFNNANDIVTLNIMHEEGPGKFMEVNQAGLDTLGYTREEFLELSPQDVLSPEDQKNIPEKFKKLLEEGYINLEMTNITREGERIPVDVALHIFQLQGQDVVISVARDITERRKAENALIQSEKKYRTLFENMMEGFAYCKMLFDDEGQPVDWIYIDANPAFYEITGLEDVEGKKVTEAIPGIIEAQPELFELYGRVTLSGEPETIEVYFKPLEIWLNISAFNPAPEHFVAVFENITERKMAEMALKKSEEKFRNLFETMAQGVIYQDKKGIITSANPAAEEILGLTQDQIKGRSSEDQSWKVIHEDGTDFPSGTHPAMVALKTGKRVKNVIMGIYNPNKSEYVWLNVSSTPEFEAGENEPSSVYNTFEDITILKKVEEALRERNAQIEAILSNLSDGILIMDKNGEFFMINDAAVEFHRFKSKNEFMNKISDYYDLFELYSIEGKPLSTDDWPAIRAMRGETIHESEYILRRTDTDESWFGSYTASLVYDDKDDLEFVVLILRDITERKKAEIALMESEEQYRLISENTGDVIWLMDLDSQRFTYISPSVYKLRGYTAEEVLDQSLEDILTPESYQYLLERLPQKIQAYRSGDESMKFQTFRVDQVCKDGRTVPTEVVANILTDETGNITGLLAVSRDITKRVEMEEEIQRSLQEKEMLLKEIHHRVKNNLMIIASLLNLQSRYIKDKKALSIFKESQSRANSMALIHEKLYRSTDLKRINFGEYIKTLSTDLFRTYVGDPSRVRLNIDVEDVMLDINTSIPLGLILNELVSNSLKHAFPDERTGEINVVFTLTNDEYQLKVSDTGIGFPPDLDYRNTDSLGMQLVTSLTSQIDGELELDTTKGTEFSIKFKEKEYGQ, from the coding sequence AAGATGTTATTGGTGCTTTTATTGATAGTTCTCCCATCCCTCAATTCATCATTAACCCCGATCACCGGATTATTTTTTGGAACCGGGCCCTGGAAAAATACACCGGTATCAATTCCAGTGAAGTGCTGGGGACAGATAAACACCGAGAAGTGTTGTACCATGCCCAAAAGCCGTTAATGGCCGATCTACTGGTAGATGGTGATCTGGAAGGGATCAAAAAATGGTATCAGGGATGTAAAAGGTCCAGTTATGTTGATAATGCCTTTGTAGCTGAGGAATTCTTTCCCCAAGTTGGTGAAAATGGAGTGTGGCTCTACTTCACCGCTGCCGAAATCAAGGACGAAGAAGGAAATGTCATTGGAGTTTTAGAAACATTAGAAGACATTTCACAGCGCAAAAATATGGAATTAAGTTTAAAAAATGCCAAAAAAGAGTGGGAAGTCACCTTTGACGCCTTACCTGATCTGATATCCCTCATTGACGTTGATCACAACATAATGAAAGTTAACCGGGCCATGGCCCAGGCCCTAAACCTGAAACCAGAGGAACTGGTTGGTAAAAAATGTTATTCACTGGTCCATGATACTGATGAACCACCCTCCTACTGCCCCCATGAGAAGCTACTCCAGGATTGCCAGCAACATTGTAAGGAAGCCTTTGTGGATAGTTTCCAAGGAGATTATGAAATCACAGTTTCACCGATCATGGATGATGATCAGTTAAGGGGCAGTGTACACGTGGCCCACGATGTCACCCAGCGCCGGAAGATGGAATTAGCCCTAAAGGAAAGTGAAGAAAAATTCAGGGAAGTATTCAACAATGCCAATGACATAGTTACCCTAAATATTATGCACGAAGAGGGACCGGGTAAATTCATGGAAGTAAACCAGGCGGGCCTGGACACACTGGGCTACACTCGGGAAGAGTTTTTAGAACTGTCTCCCCAGGACGTATTGTCCCCTGAAGATCAAAAAAATATTCCGGAAAAATTTAAAAAACTACTTGAAGAGGGTTATATCAATCTGGAGATGACCAACATCACCCGGGAGGGTGAGAGGATACCGGTGGATGTGGCACTGCATATATTCCAGCTACAGGGACAGGATGTTGTTATTTCCGTAGCCCGTGATATTACTGAACGCAGAAAAGCGGAAAATGCCCTGATTCAAAGTGAGAAAAAATACCGAACCCTCTTTGAAAACATGATGGAAGGATTTGCCTATTGTAAAATGTTATTTGATGATGAGGGGCAGCCTGTTGACTGGATATATATTGATGCTAATCCAGCGTTTTACGAAATCACTGGATTGGAAGATGTCGAAGGAAAAAAAGTTACAGAAGCCATTCCAGGAATTATAGAGGCACAACCCGAACTATTTGAATTGTATGGTAGGGTTACCCTGAGCGGGGAGCCCGAAACTATTGAAGTCTATTTCAAACCTCTGGAAATCTGGTTGAACATATCGGCCTTCAACCCTGCCCCGGAACATTTTGTGGCAGTTTTTGAAAACATAACTGAACGTAAAATGGCAGAAATGGCCTTAAAGAAGAGTGAAGAGAAATTCAGAAATCTTTTCGAGACAATGGCCCAGGGGGTTATTTATCAGGATAAAAAAGGAATTATCACCTCGGCTAACCCTGCTGCTGAAGAAATACTGGGATTAACCCAGGATCAAATTAAGGGTAGAAGTTCTGAAGACCAAAGTTGGAAGGTCATTCATGAAGATGGCACTGATTTTCCAAGTGGCACTCACCCTGCAATGGTGGCTTTGAAAACCGGTAAAAGGGTTAAAAACGTAATTATGGGTATTTACAATCCAAATAAATCTGAATATGTATGGTTAAATGTTAGTTCTACCCCGGAATTTGAAGCCGGTGAGAATGAACCTTCCAGTGTTTACAATACCTTTGAAGATATCACCATTCTCAAAAAAGTTGAGGAAGCCCTTCGTGAAAGAAATGCCCAGATAGAAGCAATTCTGTCCAATTTAAGTGATGGTATTCTCATAATGGATAAGAATGGTGAATTCTTCATGATCAACGATGCAGCAGTTGAATTTCACCGATTTAAGAGTAAAAATGAATTTATGAATAAAATTTCAGATTACTACGACCTATTTGAATTATATTCCATTGAAGGAAAACCTCTTTCAACTGATGATTGGCCGGCAATCCGGGCAATGAGAGGGGAGACTATACATGAATCTGAATATATCCTTAGAAGAACTGATACCGATGAATCCTGGTTTGGAAGTTACACAGCTTCCCTGGTATACGATGATAAGGATGATCTGGAGTTTGTTGTTCTCATTTTAAGAGATATTACTGAACGTAAAAAGGCTGAGATCGCTTTAATGGAGAGTGAAGAACAGTACCGCCTTATTTCAGAGAACACCGGTGACGTGATCTGGTTAATGGATCTGGACTCCCAAAGATTTACCTACATAAGTCCCTCAGTTTACAAGTTAAGGGGCTACACTGCAGAGGAGGTTTTAGATCAGTCTCTGGAGGATATTTTAACCCCTGAATCTTATCAGTATCTCCTGGAAAGGTTACCCCAGAAAATCCAGGCCTACCGCTCGGGGGATGAATCTATGAAATTCCAGACCTTCCGGGTTGACCAGGTTTGTAAGGATGGCCGTACTGTTCCCACCGAGGTGGTGGCCAACATCCTCACCGATGAAACCGGAAATATTACTGGTCTACTGGCAGTGAGTAGAGATATCACCAAAAGAGTGGAAATGGAAGAGGAAATCCAGAGATCATTACAGGAAAAGGAGATGCTCCTTAAGGAGATCCACCACCGGGTCAAGAACAACCTGATGATCATTGCCAGCCTCCTGAACCTCCAGTCAAGGTACATAAAGGATAAAAAGGCCCTGAGCATTTTCAAGGAGAGTCAGAGCCGGGCCAACTCCATGGCCCTCATCCACGAAAAACTGTACCGCTCCACAGACTTAAAAAGGATCAACTTCGGCGAATACATTAAAACACTCTCCACAGACCTTTTCCGTACGTATGTGGGTGATCCCAGCAGGGTGAGGCTGAACATCGATGTGGAAGATGTGATGCTGGACATCAACACCTCCATCCCCCTGGGCCTGATCCTCAATGAACTGGTATCAAATTCACTCAAACACGCCTTCCCTGATGAAAGGACCGGTGAAATAAATGTTGTTTTCACCTTAACTAATGATGAATACCAGTTAAAGGTTAGTGATACGGGAATTGGATTCCCTCCAGATCTGGACTACCGTAACACTGATTCACTGGGAATGCAACTGGTAACCAGTTTAACCAGTCAAATTGACGGGGAGCTGGAATTGGATACCACCAAGGGAACAGAATTCAGCATTAAATTTAAAGAGAAGGAATACGGGCAATAA
- a CDS encoding sensor histidine kinase — MSTGEQSKEQLLNELEELQKRIDRLTEEKQRLKEDNQYLISLADSEEIFLKIFNNANDAIFLHKLSEEGVSGNFMEINSVASEILGYTREELLQMAPPDVVDGESFPGTGHQDDWDKQSKITFETFLIAKDGRRIPVEINTHIFTFNHEKLSLSIARDITERKKMEDELRISLEEKEMLLREIHHRVKNNLMIISSLLNLQSRYIKDKQVLDVFKDSQNRARSMALIHDRLYQSSHLKRIDIGDYVQTLAGDLFRTYATDSARIKLNFDIEEVMVDINTMIPLGLIVNELLSNSLKHAFPGEREGHIDIGFHSQDHSYQLTVSDNGVGFPEDINYKDTKSLGLRLVNILTDQIDGTIELKREAGTKFIIEFKEKQYR; from the coding sequence ATGAGTACTGGGGAACAATCTAAAGAACAACTCTTAAATGAGCTGGAAGAGTTACAAAAACGGATTGATAGGCTCACCGAGGAAAAGCAGCGGCTAAAGGAAGATAATCAATATTTGATATCTTTGGCCGACAGTGAGGAGATATTCCTCAAAATATTTAACAATGCCAATGATGCTATTTTCCTGCACAAACTCAGTGAAGAGGGAGTATCCGGAAATTTTATGGAAATAAACAGTGTGGCCAGTGAGATACTGGGTTACACCCGTGAAGAACTCCTGCAAATGGCCCCTCCGGATGTGGTAGATGGGGAATCCTTTCCCGGAACCGGTCACCAGGATGACTGGGATAAACAGAGTAAAATTACCTTTGAAACCTTTTTAATAGCCAAGGACGGTAGAAGGATACCAGTAGAAATTAACACTCATATCTTTACCTTTAACCATGAAAAACTTTCTTTATCTATTGCCCGTGACATAACCGAACGTAAGAAGATGGAAGATGAATTGAGAATTTCCCTGGAAGAAAAAGAAATGCTATTAAGGGAGATCCACCACCGGGTCAAGAACAACCTGATGATCATCTCCAGTCTCCTGAACCTACAGTCACGTTATATAAAAGATAAACAGGTTTTAGATGTTTTTAAGGATAGTCAAAACCGTGCCCGGTCCATGGCCCTTATCCATGACCGGTTGTACCAGTCCAGTCACCTGAAAAGAATCGATATTGGTGATTATGTTCAGACACTGGCCGGAGACCTTTTCCGTACTTATGCTACTGATTCGGCCAGAATAAAACTAAATTTCGATATTGAAGAGGTAATGGTGGATATAAACACCATGATCCCTCTGGGACTCATTGTCAATGAACTACTATCCAATTCACTGAAACATGCCTTTCCCGGGGAGCGAGAAGGCCATATTGACATTGGTTTCCATTCCCAGGATCATTCCTACCAGTTAACTGTCAGTGATAATGGGGTGGGATTCCCGGAGGATATTAATTATAAGGACACTAAATCTCTGGGATTGCGCCTGGTGAATATTTTAACGGACCAAATCGATGGAACCATAGAACTTAAACGGGAAGCGGGCACAAAATTCATTATTGAGTTTAAAGAAAAACAATACCGATAA
- a CDS encoding TIGR00288 family NYN domain-containing protein → MRSFEKLTSYIPLRKSESGSKNIGLLVDGPNMLRKEFSLNLDLVREIISDYGNMRVGKVLLNQYASDKLIEAIVNQGFTPIVVAGDTDVYMAVEAMELIYNPNIDVVALMTRDADFLPIINKAKENGKETIVIGAEPGFSAALQNSADDAIVLKPENHKNEPKDD, encoded by the coding sequence ATGCGAAGTTTTGAGAAGTTAACTTCTTACATTCCACTTAGAAAATCAGAATCAGGATCTAAAAATATAGGACTCCTGGTTGACGGCCCCAACATGCTCCGTAAGGAGTTCAGCCTTAATCTGGATCTGGTCCGGGAGATCATTTCTGATTACGGTAATATGAGGGTGGGCAAAGTTCTCTTAAATCAGTACGCCTCAGACAAACTCATCGAAGCCATAGTAAACCAGGGATTCACCCCCATAGTGGTTGCCGGAGACACCGATGTTTACATGGCAGTTGAGGCTATGGAACTTATTTACAACCCTAACATTGATGTAGTAGCACTGATGACTCGTGACGCTGATTTCTTACCCATAATTAACAAAGCCAAGGAAAACGGAAAAGAAACCATTGTTATTGGAGCAGAACCAGGATTCAGTGCCGCCCTGCAAAACTCAGCAGATGACGCCATAGTCTTAAAACCTGAAAATCATAAGAATGAACCCAAGGACGACTGA
- a CDS encoding TIGR03576 family pyridoxal phosphate-dependent enzyme: MLICSSLDEVKRRESALRFIANLLKGKGRSSLYDLSGLAGGFPVKETDLPLLETYSGPAIFSTHLQEEGKKHLGGDKVAAFNRTSAAILATILALIKPGEEVLHYLPELPSHPSIPRSVKLRGATYRETDNLQDFQLTPKTSLVVITGSTMDHRVLPLEDFHRIINISREQKVPVLVDDASGARIRTVIYQQPRALDMGADLVVTSTDKLMNGPRAGLMAGKTSLINIITEKAQQFGLEAQTPVIAGIVRALEDFTPQNLLNSLERRDRVYKLLQEVMGEVEKTPTGFMISAETLKKEITPEGKERSPRELATLMAMVLLKEHHLVTIPAVGMPGVSTTIRLDLSAADARRLDDSQIVNAIQESLGRLREIAGDAETCLSILYE, translated from the coding sequence ATGCTTATCTGCTCATCCCTGGATGAAGTTAAAAGAAGAGAATCGGCTTTAAGGTTTATTGCTAACCTGCTAAAGGGGAAGGGAAGATCCAGTTTATACGACCTTTCCGGGTTGGCCGGAGGATTTCCAGTTAAAGAGACGGACCTCCCCCTGCTGGAAACCTACTCTGGGCCAGCTATTTTTTCAACTCACCTCCAGGAAGAGGGTAAAAAACATCTGGGTGGGGACAAGGTAGCGGCCTTCAACCGTACCAGTGCCGCTATATTGGCCACTATTTTGGCCCTGATAAAACCGGGTGAAGAAGTACTGCACTACCTGCCGGAATTACCTTCGCATCCCTCTATTCCCCGCAGTGTGAAACTTAGGGGAGCAACCTATCGCGAAACTGACAATCTCCAGGACTTCCAACTCACTCCTAAAACATCTCTGGTGGTTATAACCGGATCCACCATGGATCACCGGGTTCTTCCCCTGGAGGATTTTCACCGGATCATAAACATCTCCCGGGAACAAAAGGTCCCGGTGCTGGTGGATGATGCCTCCGGAGCACGTATACGCACCGTGATCTACCAACAGCCCCGGGCACTGGATATGGGTGCGGATCTGGTGGTAACCAGCACGGACAAGTTGATGAACGGACCCCGTGCCGGGTTGATGGCTGGTAAAACATCCCTAATAAACATTATAACTGAAAAGGCACAGCAATTTGGACTGGAAGCACAAACACCAGTAATTGCCGGTATTGTTCGAGCCCTGGAAGATTTCACACCACAAAACCTTTTAAACTCTCTGGAAAGGAGAGACCGCGTTTACAAGCTCCTCCAGGAAGTGATGGGAGAAGTGGAAAAGACCCCTACTGGTTTCATGATTTCGGCAGAAACTCTAAAGAAGGAGATCACCCCTGAAGGAAAAGAACGTTCTCCCCGTGAACTGGCCACCTTAATGGCCATGGTACTTTTAAAGGAACACCACCTGGTAACCATCCCTGCAGTGGGGATGCCCGGAGTATCAACCACCATCCGCCTGGACTTATCTGCTGCCGATGCCCGGAGACTGGATGACTCCCAGATAGTAAATGCCATTCAGGAATCATTAGGACGGTTAAGGGAAATAGCCGGCGATGCTGAAACCTGTTTAAGTATTCTGTACGAGTAA